Below is a genomic region from Neomonachus schauinslandi chromosome 2, ASM220157v2, whole genome shotgun sequence.
tcaggtgGACTCCCTAACATTTCCCTTCTATCAATATCCATGATCATCTTACACAGTTAGTTGAAGACAACTTTTATAGGGAAGGGGGCAGTCTGGAGCACAGACCCTAGGAAGGACATGGGTTTGAGGTgcctggaggcaggggaaggCTCTAGACACGTGGTGAGTAGGTCCAGAGGGAGCTTAATAGGAGGAGTGTGTATCAGACAACTTTATatagttttttattctttttttcccctgtggctttatttttattctttttaaaatttatctattattattatgttcagttagctagcatatagtacctcattagtttttgatgtagtgttcaacaattcatcatttgcctataacacccagtgctcatcacatcatgtgccctcttactacccatcacccggtgaccccatcctccacccccctcccttctgaaaccctcagtttgtttcccggagtccagagtctctcatggtacatctccctctctgatttcctcccattcagatttccctcctttcccctgtggtcctctgtgctgtttcttatgttccacaaataagtgaaaccatatgataattgactttctctgcttgacttatttcacttagcataatctcctccagtctcatccatgttgatgtaaaagttgggtactcatcttttctgatggctgagtaatattccattgtatatatggaccacatcttctttatccattcatctgttgaagggcatctcagctctttccacagtttggctattacggacattgctgctatgaatattggggttcatatggcccttcttttcactacatctgtgtctttggggtaaatacccagtagtgcaattgttgggtggtagggtagttctatttttaacatcttgaggcacctccatactgttttccaaagtggctgcaccagcttgcattcccaccaacagtgtgagagggctcccctttctctgcatcctccccaacatttgttgttccctgtcttcttgattttagccgttctgaccggtgtgagttggtatctcatttgtggttttgatttgtatttccctgatgccaagtgagaTGGAGCAGTTccttatgtgtctgttggccatttgtatgtcttctttggagaagtgtctactcatatcttctgcccatttcttgattggattatttgttttttgggtgttgagtttgagaagttctttatagattttggatacaagccctttatctgtagtgtcatttgcaaatatcttctcccattctgtgggttgcctctttgttttgttgactgtttcctttgctgtgcagaagcttttgatcttgatgaagtcccaaaagttcatttttgcttttgtttcactagcttttggagatgtgtcttgaaagaagttgctgaggccgatgtcaaagaggttactgcctatgttctcctctaggatttggatggattcctgtctcacattgaggtctttcatccattttgagtttatctttgtgtctgatgttaagagaatggtcgagtttcattcttctgcatgtggctgtccaattttcccagcaccatttattgaagagactgtcctttttccattgcatgttttttcctgctttgtcaaagattatttgaccgtagagttgagggtccatatctgggttctctattctgttcctttggtctatatgtctgtttttgtgccagtaccatgctgtcttggtgatcacggctttgtaatatagcttgaaatcgggcaacgtgatgcccccagctttgtttttctttttcaacatctccttggcgattcagggtcttttctgattccatacaaattttaggattgtttgttccagcactttgaaaaatgtcattggaattttgatcgggatggcattgaaggtatagattgctctgggtagcatagacattttaacaatatttattcttctgatccatgagcatggaatatttttccatctctttgtgtcttcttcaatttctctcatgagtgttctgtagtttctagagtatggatcctttacctctttggttaggttaattccaaggtatcttatggtttttggtgcaattgtaaatggaattgattctctaatttctgtttctacagttacgttgttagtgtataagaaagcaactgatttctgtgcattgattttgtatcctgccacattactgaattgctggatgagttctactaatttgggggtggagtcttttgggttctccacataaagtatcatgtcatctgcaaagagggagagtttgacttcttctttgccaatttgagtgccttttatttctttttgttgtctgattgctaaggccaggacttctagtactttgttgaacaatagtggtgagagtgggcatccctgtcctcttcctgaccttaggggaaaagctctcagtttttccccattgagaatgatattcgctgtgggtttttcatagatggcttttatgatattgaggtatgttccctctatccctacactctgaagagttttaatcaggaaaggatgctgtattttgtcgaatgctttttctgcatcagacAACTTTAAACAGTTACCTTTTGGTAGCAATAAAAACTAGCTTAATCCAAAGGGAATTTGTTGGCTCACATCACAAAGATCTGGGGGAGAGGCCAGCTGCAGTCATGGCTGGATATAGGCGTTTAAACAATTTTGTCAAAAATGGTTTGTTTTCTGTCCCCcacctgtcctccctccctccaccctctgtcCCCTGTTCCCTGACCTTCCATctaccctctcctccctcttcttgtctctgcctctctgtggATGTCACCCTGCTGTTCTCCGCTGCACACAGCTTCCTGCAAACAGCGTCTGCTCATCCCTTAGAGCAGGATCCCCTGAGGAAGAAGCACCATCGACCTCGTGTTCATACGTTTGCAGGGAGAATGTTACTTGACTTGGCTAGGTCACCCGCCAGTGTCCGAACAGTCACATGCCCGAGTGCAGGAATTCTCCCATGACTCTGAGCCACCTGCGCTCACCTGGCCGGGTAGAGCATGCCTCCCCGAGGAAGAGATGCCGAGCAGCAGAGAGCGGTGGCTGCCTGGGTGTGTTGCTGAAGCCAGACTGCACACTTCACAGCCAGGACCCGGCATCAGCTTGTGCCCCATGCAGCTCGATGGGGGCAACATGGAGGTAAATCAAAGTGTTGTGTTGACACAGAGAAAGGACAAGGACTCCCAGTCCAGCCTGAGAGCATCGGGGCCCCACAAGGGAGGTGGCATCTGCGCTGCTCTTGAGGAGCTCCTAAGAATACCTGGGATGGACTTGAGGTTGTCTTCCTCAACCCAAGTCTGAATGTGCAGGAGTGATGTTACCTGCTCCGTTTGCTCTGAGGGTAGGATGAGAGCCCCCTCCACCATCCTTGGACATCTGGCTGCTGAAATGACCACGCTGAGATACTTCATCTTTCTTCGAGGGAAAATACATCAATATATTACACATTTGAAGCCCATTGCTTCTGTCTAATCCATGGTTAAGGTATGAATTAAATACCCGTGGGTATGCTTCACCCCCGTCTCCTGTTTCTGCCCACCTGGCCGTATGTAAGGCTCCTGAAAGGCAGGTTTCCAGCTGTTTGCTCGGTATAGATGCAGACTTTGGGCTCACCTGCCCCATCGGTCCAGGTGAGCGAGGTGGGGGCTCCTCACTGAGTGGACGCCAGGAAAAACGGGTCTGCACCAAGGTATGAAACTGATTTTTAAGCAAATGGGAAATCCTGtaagtttagaatttttaaatgaaatctaaatagaattaatttataatgtacttttttttatatttcagatattttttatttcttcaaatttatcaGGAGTGactgaagtaaaaaatataattgagtCCCGTCATCATGGAAATAACTTTAAGAGAAAACTGATCAGATGAATATCATTGCTTCCCGTTTTCAACCAGTGGAATAGTTGCCATTGTTGAATAGACAGCCAATAGTCTGTCAAGAATGCTCAAGATACATTATGTAATACAACATGCCTGTTCACGGTGGGGGAAGACTAGGAAATAACTTACGTGAACTTGATTTCATCATACAAGACCAGCACAAAAGCAGCACCCACGCCTCTGAGAACCTTGGACCACGGCCACCTCCAAGATGGCGGTAGCGCCCATCGAGCGGGTCAAGCTGCTGCTGCAGGTGCAGCATGCCAGCAAGCAAATCACTGCAGATGAGCAATACAAGGGCATTATAGACTGTGTGGTTCGcatccccaaggagcagggagtcccgTCCTTCTGGCGCGGTAACCTGGCCAATGTCATCAGACACTTCCCCACCCAGGCTCTCAACTTTGCCTTCAAAGATAAAGACAAGCAGATCTCCCTGGGTGGCGTGGACAAGAGAATCCAGTTTGGGCGCTACTTTGCCGGGAATCTGGCGTCGGGTGATGCCGCTGGGGCCACGTCCTGGTGTTTTGTGTATCCTCTTGATTTTGCCCATACCCGGCTAGCAGCCGATGTGGGCAAAGCTGGAGCTGAAAGGGAATTCGGAGGCCTCAGTGACTGCTTGGTTAAGGTCTACAAATCTGATGGGATTAAGGGCCTCTACCAAGGCTTTAATGTGTCTGTGCAGGGCATTATCATCTACCGAGCTGCCTGCTTCGGTATCTATGACACCGCAAAGGGGATGCTTCCAGATCCCAAGAATACTCACATCTTCATCAGCTGGATGATCGCACAATCCGTCACAGTGGTTGCCGGGTTGACTTCCTACTCGTCTGACACTATTCGCCACCAAAAGATGATGCAGTCAGGGCGCAAAGGGACTGACATCATGTACATGGGCACAGAAGGGCACAGTAGACGGCTGGATGAAGATGGCTCGTGATGAAGGAGCCAGAGTGTTTTTCAAGGGGCCGTGGtataatgtacatattttaaagagaggTGGAGACTAGATCTGACGAGCTGGCAGtttgggcctggggtggggtggatgTCCGTTTCCTCCTCTGCGGCACAGCCCGCGGCCCCCCCTGGGGGCCATGCCACACACGTGCATTAGCTTCGGCGGCTTTCACCGTAGCTGGATCCTCCTCCATCCTACTGTAAAGAAACCTGGAAAGGGCCCCAGCGCCAGTTTCGAGAGAGGCGTGGGCCAGGTAGTCATCCATGCCCCTGGTTCTCTGTGTCTGCTGGGTGTCCGGCTCTGCTGTGGACCAGGGATGTCCGTGGGAACTCTCCCGGGGGCGGGCATGTGCTGTGTCCACGCAGGGTGCCCGCCACCTGGCTCCTGAGCACCTAAATGCAGCCCAGATGGCCAAGGAACTGAATTTCTGACTTGGtcccttttcactctcttgaatTCCACTTTCAGTGGCGGCTTGTGGCTGATGGCTCCCGCTTTGGACTGCGCCAGTCTGGGCCATGCGGATGCAGTGATGTCGGGACATCCCGGTCCCGTCTCAGGGAGCGCATACTCAAGCCGGAGGTGGTCCCCTCAGGAGGCCTGGCAGCGAGGATGAGGTCAGGTCTCGTTCTGAACCCCCGGAGGCCTGTATTCTCAGCGCAggaacattcactgagcacccaCTACGTTCCAGGCAATGGGAGAGAAATGAATACACATCCCTGGCCTTTGGCACGCTGCTCCAGGCCGGAAGCCAATGGGCGGTGGAAGCTCCCGGAAGGACGTGGCAGGCACACAGGGGCTCTAGGTCGTGTAAGTGCAGGAATCCGCATGTGACGGCCGCCGTGGCAGAACTGTCTCCACGCGCGTTGTGCTGTGAGCAGCAGGGGCGTCCAGAGGGTCCTCGTCAGCTCTCAGAGTCACACGGTGTGTTGGAGGAACGAGCACCTCTACGCAGAGGAGGGGGCGGGCGGGCTCCGAGCTGCGGCAAGAGGGCGCAGGGGGTGTTCAAGGCTCTTACTGCCTCCGCGTTCCCAGGCAGAATGACACCCTTTTCCTGTAAGTGCCCCCGTGTGGTCTCCTCGGATGTTTCACGCTGATGGGCCTGAGGACGGCCCTGCTTTTTCACCCAGGCAGAGAGACGGTCCTCGAGGGGCCGCAGCGGCTGTTCCAGGAGAAGCTGCTGCCCAGATCGCACATGCTGTCTTCCAGGAGAGCTCCGAACGCCTCTGGCCAGAAGCAGGCTCGGGCTGTGGGTTCAGACCAGCTTCTGGGGCAGGCAGCCACCCTCCCCGATGCCAAcaccgccttttttttttttttaaagattttatttatttatttgagacagagagaatgagagacagagagcatgagagggaggagggtcagagggagaagcagactccccgccgagcaggaagcccgacgcgggactcgatcgcgggactccaggatcatgacctgagccgaaggcagtcgcttaaccaactgagccatccaagcgccccaCCAACACCGCCTTCTCAGGGCATCCCAGCCACCTATAAAAGTTGTCTTCTTGTAGGACCCACGCAGGGGCAGGGGCTTTCTGCAATGACAGGTGCCTTGCTTGTCACCTGCACTCCATTCTTCCTGCCCTTGCCTTGAGCCCATCTTTTCCCTGACCTGACCTCCGTGCTAACTGCCCCTTAGAAGCCGGCGCTCTCCTTGGTGGACCCCGGGGGCTGCTCCCCGGCTCCCGCAGAACGAGCTCACCAGTGACCCGCAGGGCGCCGTGTGACACCCTCTGCCCTGCGTGTGCCTCCGGAGATGGTGCTGACATGTCTCCATCTCTCAGGGCTTTCACACAGGCCTTCTCTGCACACCTGTCTCCCTGTGTGTTCCGCGAGGAGAGCCTCCGCCCTCCCATCAGCCCCAACGCCCCGTCCTTCACTCTGTTCATGAATTCCCAAACCCTACTGGTTCCGTCACCCACGGTCTCTGACTTTCCCGCATCCTTTCTCCTGCTCGGccggccccaccccaggcctcacCCGTCCCTCACAGGTTCTCCCACTGCTGCGATGTCTCTTGTCTGTGGCGTGGCTTAATCTCCACACTGTTCACCCACATCCCCAGCATCTGTCTGTCCAGTCGGGCGGTGCAGCAGAAAACCAAGACTGGGCGGCTTGTACATAGCAGAGCGGAAGGGGCTGGGGTCAGTGAGGGCCTGGTGCCCAGGGGGCACCTTCCCTGGACCTTCACatggagaaggggctgggggctccctggGGTCCCTTTACAAGGGCTCTGATCTGACCACTGGGCTCCAGCCTCATGACCTCACCTCCTCCCCAAGGCCTGCTCCACTCCATCACCGCAGCATGGGACTTTGGGGGGACAGATCATCAGCTCATGGCAATGTGTTGGagagcctccatttctttctcagtAGCATCCAGACTCTGTCGTGTGGTCTGCACGGCATCCCTGGATGTTTCTCAGCCTGTGGCCATGAGGCTGAAGGGTTTTCCGTCTTTGCCATTGTCTGGAGGCATCTCCACTGAGCTGTGTGACCGGGGATGGTTGGCTAGCTTTTCTGGGCCTCTcttcctcagccataaaatgaGAGTTTGGGAAAGGAGCCTCGCCGATTTGCCCGCTGAGCTTCCTTCTGATGCACGAATGTCACCTAAAACATCGATGGAGGTGCCTGTtctgggaggggaaggaaacagcagAGCAGGGGGTGGTCGCCTCCCACCCAGCCTTCCCAGCACCCCGCGTGGAGGACAGTGAGTTCTCAGACACAAAGGCGTTCAGCGGAAGCAGCAACAGGTGAAGCGAAAAGCCCAGAGAACCGGTCGCATAAACAGAAAAGCTGACTCGAGTTGGGAAAAACAGGGAACCGTCAGGACATGCAGAGCTCTTTACCAAGCTGCTTCCTGGGATGGTTTCCAAAAACGTTTGACTTTTTCCCTTAATGAAGCAATCGTATTGAGAGGGCTTCACTTTGTTTGGATTTTGACCCATAATATCTCcctaaataaatcagaatagtAGAATCAGATACATTGCCTACAAGTCATATGTAATACCCAGCTTTAAAATTTGCCATGAGCGGTAAGCACTCAGCTGGGCCCGCGTCCATGTGGATGCCCCCTCCAGGCAGGCTTCCGGGAGCTGCGCACACGGTTGCGTGAGGAGTGCTTCCTCTCCATACCCCGTCCCAGGTGTGTGGTGGGCACACACTTGTGTGGATAGGAGTGCGCGGGCTCACGGATGTGGGTGAGAATGGACGAGCTCCTGGGAGCAGAGAGTAGACGGcgggggccctggggtgggacgGGCTGTGTTGGCCCCACTTCCAGCTCTGGGATGCAACGCGCAGGCGGTGTAGTGAACAGTCCCGGGCTGCTCATGCATTTGCTCTGAGCGTGGGTCCGCAGTGTTCTCACCACCGAACCATAACCAAGGTAACGGTGTGTCCCTGAGCTTGCCAGGTGGTCACTTCAGCGTGCAGCATGCACGTACTCAAACCTCACACCACACGCCCAGAATATACTCCATGCCCGTTGATCAtacttcggggcacctgggtggctcagtcgttgatcgtctgccttcggctcaggtcatgatcccagggtcctgggatcgagccccgtgtccagctccctgctaggtggggagtctgcttctccctctccctccgctgctccccctgcttgtgctcgctcgctctctctctgtcatataaatccttttttaaaaaatcatacctCAAGGAAGCTGGGGGAAAACCTTACAAAAGAGTGAGTTTTGTCATCATTAGCTTACTCCGCTCGGGGAGGGGGACTGACTAAGGGCTCCGgcggggaggagggtgaggaggctgcagggggaggccccaggtgtcagcaggggaaggagaagcactgggctccctgccctgcccgtTCACCTCTCTCCACAGGTACTGTTGTTAACACAGCAAAATCAGTCCCCAAGTGGTTTTCTCCATAACTGAGGCGTCAGTTTTGTGTTACATTTCACTCCTGAAATCCACCGGGGAGATCTCTTCTTATTTAGGAGGAGCACATCCTCGAGAATATTGTTCAAGGTGAAACCCTCTGAAAACATGGACAGAGGTCGCAGGACCCCGCACAGCCCCATGGCTCTGGGACCCCAGATAGCCGCCCCCTCCTCCGGGGCACTCAGCCTCCCGACTGACAGTTACTGATCCCGGGGGTCTGTGGGTCGAGCTTCCACACACTCCAGTCCCCTGGGGCGCCACTGATCAAGTGACCTATCACAGCGACCGTGCAGGAAAAACCCCTAACAAACACCTTCACACCGCACTTGGTTTGAACCTCTCCCTAGGGCTTTAGTGACCCCTCGGGTTAGGTCACCAGCCGCCTGCCGCATCCATTCTCCTTTCGCCATCAAAGAGCTGCGCCTGGAAGGAGAGCCCTCAGGACGGCCGTCTGCAGTGGAGGCCAGCTCTCACCTGAACCTCCGGGGCTGCCACCCACGCGGGGTTCGGCCTCCCCCGCACCCCACAGTGAGGACggaggctccctctgcccctccttgcacACAGCTGGAGACGGGCCACATGCACACAGACGCACGTGCATAACCAAGGCCAGCCAGCCTTCCCCGGAAAGAGAAAGGACTGTCCCTGTCCTCTCCCTGACCCCGTCGAGCCCCGGGGGCCCCTCGCAGTTCCCGCCATTCCTGTGGCCAGTCCATCTACTGAGCCGTCTGAACAGATTCGCCGGCATGCGGTCAGCCAACTAGATTCCAGCGCGGGACATCCACGCTGCCTTGCAGGGAGAGTTCCAGGGACTTTGCACACTCGGCTGCTTATGCACGCAGCTCCATAGCCACTCATCCCGGGGCCTCCCCGGCACGTAGAGCGGGAAGGTCCTGCAGTGACAGCAAGTGTCAGCTGGGAGCTTCCCGTCCAACGCTCAGCGCTTGCAGCCGGGGAAGCACAGGCCCGGGAGGCCGGGCGCCCACCTCCGTCCACGTCCGCGCGCCGCGTGGCGGTGGGTCGTCCGTCCATCCCCTGCGCGCCGCGTCGCGGCGGATCGCGGGTCTAGTTCCCGGGCTTCCGGCTCCCACGGCAAATGATTTGTCTGCACGAGGGATTGTCATCAGAGAGAACGCGTCTGGACGCAGCATACGGAGACCACCAGGGTGCAACCCCGCCCACTCGTGGGGCAGGCCTCGGTGAGCCATGCCTCCCTGCGGAACACGAGTGTGTTCTAGGGCACCGAGGCGCCCGGGCCGCGCTGAGCAGCCGCCAGGCCAGGCTGTGACCGTGGGCGCCCCCGGCCGCTGCCCGGCCCCAGCAGGTGCGGGCCACAGCCTCCCACGGCCTCGGGCCTCCGGTGCGCGAGTGCAGCATCCTCCCTGGCGGCGTCCAGAGCCGCTCGGGGACGGACCGGAGGGAAGACCGCAGGTCTTCAGGACCCGGGTCTGCGCACACCGCAGCTTGAAACCAGGCAGACTTTTCAAGCTGCTTGCGGTGAGGATGTGCCGCGTCTTCCGTCCTACGGCAGTTTTTACTGACCACGGAGACCCTC
It encodes:
- the LOC110584101 gene encoding LOW QUALITY PROTEIN: ADP/ATP translocase 2-like (The sequence of the model RefSeq protein was modified relative to this genomic sequence to represent the inferred CDS: deleted 1 base in 1 codon), which encodes MEMAVAPIERVKLLLQVQHASKQITADEQYKGIIDCVVRIPKEQGVPSFWRGNLANVIRHFPTQALNFAFKDKDKQISLGGVDKRIQFGRYFAGNLASGDAAGATSWCFVYPLDFAHTRLAADVGKAGAEREFGGLSDCLVKVYKSDGIKGLYQGFNVSVQGIIIYRAACFGIYDTAKGMLPDPKNTHIFISWMIAQSVTVVAGLTSYSSDTIRHQKMMQSGRKGTDIMYWAQKGTVDGWMKMARDEGARVFFKGPWYNWRLVADGSRFGLRQSGPCGCSDVGTSRSRLRERILKPEVVPSGGLAARMRSRRSPWWTPGAAPRLPQNELTSDPQGAV